A segment of the Devriesea agamarum genome:
TCGACCGCCGCACTGCGGTCTGACCGCCTAACCACGGCCAGACCGCCGTGTCACCACACATGGCCTTGACGCCTGGGGTTAGTCTGGGCGCTCGCCGACAAAGGCCGTTTTCTCCTCCCCGATAGTGGTGTCCTCACCGTGGCCGGTGTGCACAACCGTGTGACTGGGGAGCACGAACAAGCGTTCCTGGATGGAGCGTTCGATTGTCGGGCGGGATGAGAAAGACCTGCCTGTTGCGCCCGGACCACCCTGGAAAAGGGTGTCGCCGCTGAAAATCGTGGACAGCGCCGGTACGTAATAACAGACAGATCCGGGAGAGTGGCCCGGGGTGTGAATCACCGTGATGACGGCGTCGTCTCCGAGCGGGAATTCGTCGCCGTCTCGAACGTCCCGGTCCCATGGTCGGTTGGGATGGGTGAGGTTCCATAGGGGTTGATCATCCGGGTGCAAGCACAGCGGGGCGTGAAACTGATCGGCCAGAGCTGGGGCGCACGCAACATGATCGTCGTGGGCATGGGTGAGCAATACGCCGAGGACGCGGCGATCCCCAACCAGGTTCGCTACGGCCTGGGTATCATGCGGCGCATCGAACACATAGCAATCGTCGTCATCTCCGATCACCCACGCGTTATTGTCCACATTGAAGGTTTCCCCATCCAGGGTGAAGGTTCCGCTGGTGACGGTGTGGTCGAGACGGATAGGTCCTGCCATGTCATGCTCCTGGTGTTCTCGGTGTGGTGGGCACGGGCGGGTTAATCGAACATCACGACGCTGCGCAGAACAGAACCGTCATGCATTTTGGTGAAAGCGTCCTCCACATCGTGCAGAGAGCAGGTCTCGCTGACGAAGGTATCCAGTGGTAACCGGCCCTGGAGGAACAGATCGATGAGGTAGGGGAAATCGCGCTCGGGCAGGCAGTCGCCGTACCACGAGGATTTCAATGCGCCACCCCGGCCGAAGATGTCCGCCAGCGGCAGTGTGAGCTCCGCTTCCGGATGCGGGACCCCGACCAGTACTACTCGTCCGGCGAGGTCACGCCCATAAAACGCTGCACGGTAGGTTTCGGGCCGGGCCACGGCGTCGATCACCACATCGGCCCCGAACCCGCCGGTCAGTTCGCGAATGGCCTCGGCAACCTGTTCTGGATTCATCTTCGCGGTGTTGACCGTGTGAGTGGCACCGACTTGGCAGGCGGCTGCGAATTTTCGTTCGTCGACATCGAGCGCGATGATGGTGGTGGCCCCTGCGAGCTGAGCTCCCGCGATCGCCGCATCACCCACGCCGCCGCAGCCGATCACCGCCACGGACTCACCGCGTTGGACTGCACCGGTGTTAACTGCGGCACCGATTCCCGCCATCACTCCGCAGCCCAGCAGCCCTGCAACTTCCGGCGGGGCCGTGTCATGAACCCGGGTGCACTGCTTTTCATGGACGAGGGTTTTCTCGGCGAAGGCCCCGATGCCAAGCGCTGCCGTCAGCTCTGTTCCGTCGGTCAGCGTCATGGGCTGGGAGGCATTGTGGGTGGAAAAGCAGTATTCGGGAACACCCTTGCGGCAGGCTCGGCACTGCCCGCATACGGCGCGCCAGTTGAGGATGACGTAGTCCCCAACCTCCACCATGCTGACCTGTGAACCGACGTGCGCGACCTTGCCGGCCGCTTCATGCCCGAGCAGAAACGGGTAGTCGTCGGTAATAGCGCCGTTGCGATACGACAAGTCGGTATGGCACACCCCGCAAGCCAGGACATCGACGACCACATCGTGTGGTCCAGGATCGGGGATGAGAATGTCGACGAGTTCGGTCGGTTCATGAGCGGTCCGGGAGACCACTCCCTTAACGGTCCACGGCATTGGTGACCTCCTTATGTGATGGGTCACTCCAGGCTAACCAATGCTTATGACACGGCAGGTGATCGAGCGGGTTGAATGTCCCGCAGAGTTGTAAAGATGCCTGGTCGTAGTGACCGGATTAGAATGGCTGATGGTCCGGCCGCCGTGCGTGAGATGCGGATGAGGCCGCCCCACACAACGGAAGGCCCCATCATCGTGACACCCAGTCCTGACAGCACGCCCTCAGGCGAGGGCGGAAGCGCCATCACCCCCACGTCTACGCCCACTCATGGCGGTTCGTTCGACACGGATATCACCCCCGAGGTGATTGACGCCGCCGTGTGCGCGGCGCTCGCCGACATCGAGCAGGCATCCGGCACTGCTGAACTCAAAACGGTCCGCCAACGCCATATCGGCGATGGATCCGTGCTCGCAACGGCGGGACGGCGAATTGGCGCGCTTCCCAAAGAACTGAAAGCCAGTGTCGGCAAGTTGGTCGGCCAGGCGAAAGGCCGGGTCAATAAGGCGCTAGCCGACCGGCAGGCCGTGCTTTCCCGTCAGGAAGAAGAAGCGGCGCTGGCTGCGGAGACGGTTGATGTCTGCCTGCCCACGGATCGGAACCCGCGCGGCGCGTTGCACCCGCTGAGCATTTTGTCTGATCGGATCGCTGATTTCTTTGTCGGTCTCGGCTGGGAGATTGCCGAAGGACCCGAGATTGAAGCTGAGTGGTTTAACTTCGATGCGCTGAACTTCGATGTTGACCACCCGGCGCGTCAGATGCAGGACACGTTCTACGTCGCTTCATCGACTCACCAAACTGGTGCTGCCGGTGGGGACGGTCATAACGGTCGCGGTGCCGAGGTGGCGCAGGGCGCTGATGCCTCCGGCGCTGCAGAGCAGGCCAGTGGCCTGGTGTTGCGCACGCATACCTCCCCGGTTCAGGCGCGTTCCCTGCTGGAACGGGGTGTTCCGCTGTATATTGCGTGCCCCGGTCGGACGTTTAGAACCGATGAACTGGATGCTACCCACACCCCGGTGTTCCACCAGGTGGAGGGCCTTGCTATCGATGAAGGTCTCACGATGGCGAATCTGAAAGGCACCCTGGATGCGTTTGCTGCGGCGATGTTCGGTCCCGGGACGCTGACCCGTCTGCGGCCTAGCTACTTCCCGTTCACGGAGCCGAGCGCTGAAATGGACTTTAGGTGCTTTGCCTGCACCGCGCGCAACGGTTTGGATCACGACGCAGCGCCGGACTGCCGAGTCTGTGGCGGAACCGGATGGATTGAATGGGGTGGCTGCGGCATGGTGAACCCGGCGGTTCTGCGGGCCTGCGGGATTGACCCTGAGCGTTACCAGGGGTTCGCATTCGGTATGGGAATCGAACGCACCCTGATGTTGCGCAACGGGGTTCAAGATATGCACGACATGGTGGAGGGCGATGTCCGCTTCTCCCAGCACTACGGGACGGAGATCTGAAATGCCTCGCATTCCCCTGACCTGGCTCGCTGACCATGTGCGCCTAGGCGAAGGTGCCCGTGGCAGTGGCCAGGCGACGGCTGAAGCTGTGGCCGCTGATCTCGTGTCGGTGGGCCTGGAAGAAGAAGCGATTTACGGTGCGCAGGTTACCGGTCCGCTGGTGATTGGCCAGGTTCTCGATCTGGTGAAAGAACCCCAGAAAAATGGGAAAACCATTAATTGGTGCCGGGTTGACGTGGGGCCTGACCACAATCATGAGCACGACAATCCCAAGGATCCTCAGCCCGGTGATGAGCGTCCGAGTCGTGGGATCATCTGCGGTGCCCACAACTTTGTGCCCGGAGATTTCGTGGTGGTGTCCCTTCCCGGAACGGTGCTTCCCGGCCCGTTCCCAATCGCCGCTCGGAAAACCTACGGGCATATTTCAGATGGGATGATTTGTTCCACCGCCGAGCTTGGCCTGGGTGAAGACCCCGAGGACGGCATTATCGTGCTGGGGCGCGGCATTGCCGAGGGGATGACGGCAAAGCCTGGGGACGACGCCATTGCGCTCTTCGGCCTGGGTGAAGAGGTCGTCGAGATTAACGTGACCCCAGACCGCGGATACTGCTTCTCTATGCGCGGGGTTGCGCGTGAATACTCCCACGCCACCGGCGCCGAGTTTTCCGATCCAGTGCTCAGCATTGACGTGCCGCCAGCTGCCGGAGATTCCGTACCGGTAGAGCTCGCCGATGAGGCACCGATCCGCGAGCAGGATGGCTGCTCCCAGTACATCGCCCAGCTGGTGACTGGGGTGAATGCGAAAGCGCCGAGTCCGCGCTGGATGCAGCAGCGCCTCACCCTCGCCGGGATGCGTCCCATTTCTTTGATCGTGGACGTCGCGAACTATGTGATGCTGGATCTGGGGCAGCCATTGCACACTTTCGATGCGGCGCGGTTGTCGGCGCCGATTGTGGTGCGCCGGGCCCGCGTCGGTGAAGTGCTCACCACGTTGGATAATGTGCGACGAACGTTGCACCCCGAGGACCTGGTGATCTGCGACAGCGAAGGCGGGCACGGCGAGCGCGTGTTGGCCATCGCCGGGGTGATGGGGGGCGCGAGCACCGAGGTCACAGACGAGACCACCGACGTGCTGATCGAAGCGGCCACGTTCTCCTCCTTCAGCATCGCGCGGTCGGCTCGCAGGCATAAGTTGCCCAGTGAAGCCTCGAAACGGTTTGAGCGGGGAGTTGATCCCGCTCTGGCCGAAGTCGCCGCGATCCGAGCCGCCCAGCTGATCGCTGAATATGGCGGCGGAACTGTGGACGCTACGAGGACGGTGGTTGGATCCCAGCGGCAGCCAGAACCAATTGACCTCGATATGAAGGCTGCGGCCAACCTGGTCGGGGTCGAGTATTCGCGCGAAGAGATTGTCGACAGCCTGAGGATGCTGGGATGCCACATCCAGGCCGCACCCGCCGCGGATGCTCCGAATGATGCTGGTCCTGGCGCTGAAGTAAGCAATCATGACTCCGGTTCAGATCAGCTGCACCAGATCGATGTGCTGCGCGTGACACCGCCGACCTGGCGCCCAGATCTAAAGCATCGGGAAGATCTGATCGAAGAAATCGCGCGGCTCAACGGGTATGACCGGATCCCATCCGTTCTTCCCAAGGCTCCGGCAGGAGGCCGGGGGCTGACGCTCGCACAGCGTCGCCGCCGCACCGTCGCTTTGACCCTCGCTGAAAAGGGTCTGACCGAGGTGCTGTCGTATCCCTTCACCGGTGAGGCCACGTTTGAAGCGCTCGGATATGCCGAGGATGATCGGCGCCGGGACACGGTTCGGCTCGCCAACCCAATCTCCGAGGCAGACGGAAGCATGCGCACCGAGCTGCTCCAGACGCTGCTCCCGGTGGCGCGCCTCAATATCGGTCGAGGCGCTGACGATGTGGCTCTGTTCGAGATCGGTTTGGTGTCGGCACCGTCATCGGCGGGACCAGTTCCTTCGCTGGAGGTGGCACAGCGCCCCAGCGATGAGCAGCTCGCGCAGCTTGCAGCCGCAGTGCCGGCGCAGCCGCGTCATCTAGCAGCGGTGATAGGTGGGCCAACGGGTAAATCGTCGTGGTACGGGCCCGCCCGGGTGGCAGATTGGTCCGACGCCGTAGACGCGGCGCGACGAGTGCTCGACAGCATCGGTGTGGTCTATGACGTCGTCCAGACTGAGCGGGCCCCGTGGCATCCGGGCCGTTGTGCTGAGCTGCGTGCTCAGGACGGCACCGTCCTCGGATATGCTGGTGAGTTGCATCCGCGCGTTGCTAAAGCCTTCGGGTTGCCACACCGCACCAGTGCCTGCGAGCTCAGCCTGGATGCTGCGTTTGCGGCTGCGCCCGATCTGGTGCCAGCCGAACCGCTATCGACCTACCCGGTGGCAAAAGAAGACTTCGCTTTTGTGGTGGACCAGACCATGCCGGCTAGCGCCATCGAGGCGGCAATCACCGCAGGCATCGGGGATGTGCTCGAAAGCGTGCGCCTGTTCGACGTTTATGTGGGTGAACAGGTGGGCGAGGGGAAGAAATCCCTGGCGTTTGCTGTGCGTTTACGTTCTGCTGAGGGAACCCTCACCGCGGACCAGATCGGTGCTGCTCGTGAGCGCTGTATCCGCGCCGTCCAGGCGATTGGTGGTGTTCTGCGCGCCTGAGCGGGTGAGAGATCAATGAGAAGGGCCGGGGGCGATATGCCCCCGGCCCTTTCATGTCACCGGTGCGCAAGTGCTACCTCACCGGTTCGTCACCGACAGACGGTTTATTTCTTGGACGGCTCGAAGTCCCGGACGGTGCCGATGATGTTGTTCCATCCGGTGATGCGCGGGAAGTAATCGATCTCGTCAGCTTTCTTGAGACCGCTCCATTTCTTCGTTGAGTACATACCACCGGCGCCGTTATTTTGAACCGGAATGTACGGTGCTTCGTCAGCGATCGCCTTCTGCACGATCTGGCAGAGCTCAGCTAGTTTCTTGGTGTCTTCCAAAGGCGTGTTCATCATCTCCAGGATGGCATTGCTGACCGCTTCCGGAGTCTTCCAGCGACCGTAGTTGCCGTCGGCCTTTTCGTCGCCGACCTGGTAGAACTTGGTGAGGCGGTACATGGCGAAGGCTTGGAAGGCGCCGCCCGCAGCATTGGTTGTCCACAAGCCGAGGTCGTAGTCGCCCTTCGACTGTGCAGGACCGTACACTTCCTTGGGCAGCGGAGTGAACTTGATATCCAGCCCCAGGTTTTTCTTCCACTGGTCGCACACCACGGGCATGGTGGCCATCTCCACCGCATTGTCATTTGAAATGTGCAGCTGCAAAGGATAGGACTTTCCATCCTTGACCAAGTTGCCGTTTTCGATGGTCCAGCCCGCATCCTTGAGCTCTTTCTTAGCCTGTTCGACATCGGGGGTGAGAGGCTTTTGGTACTCGGGCAGCAGCATGTCCTTGTAGATCACTGGATCCAGACCGGTAATGCTCGGAACCGTGTAGTCGATACCACCCGCCTTGGCCACGATATTCATATCCACCGACGCGCGCAGTGCCTTGCGTACGGCAACGTCCGAGCAGGGCAGACGGTGCGCGGCCATGATGATGCCACGGGTGGAGCCGTCTGGGTAGTAGCGGTACCCGTTGTGAGGATCGCGCGGGACGAAGCTGTTGAGCAGGCCGGGGGCTCCGCCTTCGGCCCAGTCCACTTTGCCGTCACTGATCTGGGACTGGATGTTGCCTGCCTGTCCTGCCGGAACTAGGCGTACTTCTTTGACGCCCTTGGTTTTCTCGCCCCAGTAGTCATCGCGAATCGTGATCGTGATTTCCTGATTAGCGAAGCTCTTAAGCTTGCCCGGACCGGTACCCACCGGGTTTTTGTCGATAAAGGACTTGCGGTCAACGTTTTTGTAGATGTGTTCGGGGAAAATGGGGTAGTACAGCGAGAGCGGTAGATCCTCGGCGTACTGCGGCTCGTTGTAGTGCAGTACCACGGTGTACTCATCGGGGGTTTCGATGGGCGATTTGAGGAACTCGTAAGTGCCTTCGGCGTTCTTCTCCGGCGAGGGCGGTCCGAACACGAAGTCGTAGGTGAAGGCGACATCTTTGGAGGTAAACGGTTTGCCGTCGTTCCAGGTGACGCCTTTGCGTAGGGTGTAGGTGGCAACTTTTCCACCGTCGGTGTACACCACTTTTTCGGCGAGGTGCGGTACCAGCTTCATGCCGTTTTTGGATGAGATGCGGAAGAGCGTTTCAAAGAACAGACTGGTTCCGGCCGCCGTTTCGCCGCCGCCGTAGGAGTTGAAGTTCTCCGGGAACATGTTCGAGGTGCTCACCTGCGTGCCGATGGTGAGGACACCGTCATTGTTGATCGTGCCTTGCATCTCACGGGCGCCGGAGTCCGCTGAGGGAGCTGCGCCTTTGTCTTTAGATGAGCCGCAGGCCGCCAGAGCGGGGACGGTTACGGCGACTGCTCCGAGCATGAGTACGCGCCGCCTGGAAAGACCGGAGCGGGGATCCTGAGGGGTCATGATGTTATCTCCTTCGATATGGGTGGGGGATACTGCGGGTGGGTGGTAAAGGATCGGGTTGAGGTTGTGATGCTTTCTCTTCGGGTGAGAACTTTGAGTGGGTTTAGTCAGATGAGTTCGGTGTGTGGTGAACCTCAGCTAGTCCCGGGTAAAAGCAGGGTTATTCTCAGCGAGCCAGCAGGTGACCATCCGCCCGCTAACTCGGTCATCGAACTTCGGCAATGGCGAATCGGTGCACTTGGGCATCGCCAGGGGACAGCGGGAGGCAAAGCGGCAGCTGGTGACTTCGATGGAGTTGTCCACGGGCTGCACATCGGAGATGCGGGTGGTGATCGGTTTGCCGGAGCCTTTATAGCGGGCCGGGTCTGGGGCCGCGTTGAGCAGCAACGAGGTATAGGGGTGAATGGGGGAGGAAATGATGTCTTCGGTGGGGCCGCTCTCCACAAGCTTTCCGCCGTACATCACGTTGATGCGGTCGGAAAGGTACCGGGCACTGGCGATGTCGTGGGTGATGTAGAGGATGGCGACGTTTTCGCTCTCGCGCAGGTCCTTGAGGAGGTTCAGCACGTCTAAGCGGATCGAGGCGTCGAGCATCGAGGTGGGTTCATCGGCTAGCAAAACGCTGGGATTAACGGCGAGCCCGCGCGCGATCGCGATGCGTTGCCGCTGTCCGCCAGATAGATCCGTGGGATAGCGGTCAAGATAGCGCGAGGCAGGCGTCATGTTGACCTTACCGAGGAGCTCTAGCAGACGTTCTTTAATCGCCGTTCGACTGAGCTTGGGGAAGTGGATTTTCACCACGCGCGATAAGATCGTGCGGTTTTTCTTCAAGCCGTTCAATGAGGCGAAGGGGTCTTGGTAGATCAGTTGGACATCGCGGTAGTAGGCGCGGCGGGCACGCTGGCCCTTAATCTTGATCGGTTTGCCGTTAAACAGAATCTCACCGCTAGTTGCCTTGTAAATAAGTGCGAATAAGCGGGCGATCGTGGTTTTTCCGGAGCCAGATTCTCCGACCAACGCGCTGATTTGCCCCGGATAGAGTTTGAGATCTACTCCGTCGAGTGCTCGAATGGTTACTTTGCGTCCGGAGGCGTCGGTGCCAGGAAAGTGGAGTTTAACATTGCGGGCTTCCAGCACCGGGACCTGGTCCTCGGGTCGCGGCGAGGCCGCCGACTGCTCATGGGTAAGTGATTGAGTCATCGCGCATCTCCCACCGGTTGAGGGTCAGTGTGACCTGGAGTTTCGGAGTCTTGGATGGGGTTGTCGGCCAGAGCCCGTTCGCCCTGCTGATGGACGATCTCCTCGGAACTGAGTTCGCCATTGGAGAAAAAGCAGGCTGACCGGCCGCCTGGGATATCGCGCAGCTCGGGAATGCGCTCGTGGCAGATGGGCATCGCCACATCGCATCGGGGAGAGAACGCGCAGCCTTTGGGGAGGTCGAGCAGATCGGGTGGTGACCCTGGGATGCCCTGGAGCCTCCGCACGGGTTCCGATAGCGGTGGGAACGCGCGGCGTAGAGCACGCGTGTAGGGGTGCTTGGCGGATTCGTGGAGGCGTTTGGCGGTTCCGATTTCCACGATTTTGCCGCCGTACATGATGGCGATCTTGTCGGAGATTTCCAGGAGCAGCGACAGGTCGTGGGTGACGAAGACGATCGCGAATCCGAGTTCGGCTTGGGCACTTAGAAGCTGCTGCAGAATTTGGCGCTGCATCACAACGTCCACCGCGGTGGTCGGCTCATCCATGAGGACGAGATCCGGGTTGCAGGCAAGGGACAGCGCGATCAACGCGCGCTGTTGCATTCCGCCGGAGAGCTGGAATGGGAACGCGGTGAGTCGTTCGGAGGATATTCCGACCAGGGAGAGCAACTCGCCAGCCCGGGCCATGGCGGCTTTGCTCGACAGTTCTTTGTCGTGGCGTTGGAGGACGTCGGTGAACTGTTCACCGAGTCTAATGACCGGGTTGAGGCAGGCCATGGCGGACTGCATGACGATGGAGATGTTGCTCCAGCGATACGGTTCGAGCTCTTCTTCGCTGAGGGCGACGAGGTCGACGCGGGGGCTGCCGTCGGTGGGGTGCAGCCAGATCTCCCCGGCGGACGTGGCGGCGGGCATGCGCTGAAGTCGGCCGAGGGCATTTAGCAGCGTTGATTTGCCGCTGGCTGACTCACCGGCGACCCCCAGGATTTCTCCGCGACGCAGGGTGAAGGTGATATCGTCGCAGGCCCGAATATTTCCGTCCTCGGTGACGTAGTCCACGCACAGTCCTTGGACGTCGAGCAGAACCGGGGAGGTTTCCAGACGCTGGAGGATCTGTTCCTCGGTTTCGTGGACGGTCACGTTGGAGTGGGTGTGCGGGTTGGTATCGCCGGTCGTGGTGGTGTGGGTGAGGGTCATGATGCGCTCACCGCTTCCGGGGCGGCCGGGGCTGCGGTTTTCACCGCTGCCTTTCGGTTTTTGTCTCGGACGAATTTGCGCATCAGCTTCATTCGTTTGGTGGACAGAGTCGGGTTGGTAATTTCGTCAAGGCCGAAGTTGATCATGGTGGTGGCGAAACCTACGAGTGCTAGGGCCATGCCTGGCGGGACGAACCACCACCACATGCCACGGAAGAGTGCGTTTTGGGTCATTGCCCAGTTAATCATCAGGCCCCAAGACGGTTGGGAGGGGTCACCGATGCCGAGGAAGGCGAGGGATGCCTGCATGTTGACCCCTGCTGCGATCAGCGTCAGGAACATCGGGGAGATGACGCCGAGCAGGTGTGGCATCACTTCGACCAGGATGATTCGCCACTGGGATTCACCGACGGTGCGCAGGGCGGTGGTGAAGTCTCGTCCGCGCAAGCTCATGGTCTGGGCTCGAATCATGCGAGCGCCGCCAGACCATTCGAGGCAGGCGATCACGATGGAGACCAGAAGCCAGTTACTGCTTTGGGTGGCAGCGGCGATGATGAACAGGATGGCGAAGGTCGGGATGGTGGTGAAGACCAGGATAAATCCGTTGAGGATACGATCCATGACTCCGCCGGCGAACCCGGCCCAGGCTCCGATGACCACGGTGAGGATGGTGCCGAGGATAGCGGAGGTGAGTCCGACGAAGATGGAGGTTTGGGTTCCGACCAGCATCCAAACCAATACGTCTTGTCCGGCGCTGGTGGTGCCGAGCCAGTGGTCTGTGTCCGGGGGGAGCCCGCCGATGGTGTTGTAGTCGATGTCGGCAGGGCTCATATTCAGAACATGGGTGGCAAAGGGTTGACCGGCGAACGCCACCAGAATGAACAGACCCATGATGCCGAGTCCGATTTGGACTTTACCAATGGAGAGGAATCGCTTCAGCATGGCAGCCTCACCGTGATTCTCGCGTGCGCGGGTCGAGGACGACGTAGACGGAGTCCGCAATGAAGTTGAAGAAGAGTGTCATGAAGATAAAGATCAGCATGATCCCCTGCATGACCGGGTAGTCGCGGGCCCCTTGCGCGCCCTGAAGTAGCGAGCCGATTCCGGGGTAGAAGAACACGGTTTCCGCGAGCACAACGGCGGTGAGGGAGCCGCCGATGCGCTGCGCGAGTCCGGTGAAGTTGGGTAGCAGAGCGTTGCGGGCTGCGTAGCGGTTGCGGATGCGGCTTTGGGTGAGCCCTTTTGCGCGGGCAAGCTGGACGTAGTCTTCGTTGACGGTTGTGATCATCATGTTGCGCATGCTGAACATCCAGCCGGCGAATCCGACGATGATCAACGTCGCAAAGGGCAGGACCGAGTGGTACAGCACGGAGCCGAGGAACGCGGGGTCGAAGAGGTTGATGGGTATCGAGTTGTCATATGACCCTTGATTGGGGAACCAGCCGTTGTCGTAGGCGAAGAACCAGACGATCAGCAGGCCGAGCCAGAAGGCGGGGATGGAGGAGAAGAACATGGATGCCGGGGTGACGATGGCGTCGAGGCGGCGGCCTGGCCTCCACCCGAGTCGGGCCCCGAGATACGTTCCGATGATCCAGCCCAGGATGGTGGATGCGATCGCAAGATAGAAGGTCCAGGGGATGGCTTTGCCGATCAACTCCGTGACCGTGAGTGGGTAGTACTGAACGGATCGTCCCAGGTCAAAGTGCAGCAGTTGCCAGATGTAGTCCCAAAACTGGAGCAGGATTGACCGGTCGGGATCGCCATATCGGGCTTTGATGAGCTGTAACTGATAGCCACTTGGCGGGGCGCCGGTCTTAGCCACGATGTCTCGGATCATCTGCGTGGCTGGGTCGCCGGGCATGAACCGCGGTAGGACGAAGTTCAATATGACAGCAGAGATTGCGACGATGATGTAGGTCACAAGCCTTTGGAATAGGAACCGTAGGCCGGCATGGCTGGCGCGGCCTTTGCGCCGCGGCGCGGTCTGTTCCGTCTGCCTGGGCACGTCGATGTTTGCCTCGGTGCGTTCGGTCTGCTGTAGCTCACCTGGACTGGTCACTTCTGCTCACCTCCCTGTGGACATTGGGATGACGCGCTCGATTGGCTCTGCAGTGAAGCCGATCGCTCAGGGCGTCCTTTCCGGGTAGTTTAGCGCTTCAGTTGGTGGGACTTACGCCACCGGGCGACCCGAGACCAGATTGAAACATCGGATCTATATTCAAGGTGGTTGTGACACGGATTGTCTGCACCCATGGCTCGCTAGGCGCTATGTCCGAGGTCAGGCGACTGTGTAGAAAAATTCTCGCGGTTCGGTCCACATATGTCTCATGGGGTTGGACATGGGTGGTCTGATGTCTACCGTGATGCTACTGTGACCATCGTCATTTATTGCTGATCCCGCTGTAGCAAAGGAGCTTGTGGCTATGAGCCCGTCCACGTCTGAATCCTCGCATTTCCGCCCCTCTCGCAGAGCGTTGATCGCCGGTGCATCCGGGGCGATTGCCGCGGCGATGGCCGGGGCTGGTCTCGCCATCGCAACCCCGCGCCCCACTCGCCCCGCCAATGCTGAGCTGCGTGC
Coding sequences within it:
- a CDS encoding ABC transporter ATP-binding protein, coding for MTLTHTTTTGDTNPHTHSNVTVHETEEQILQRLETSPVLLDVQGLCVDYVTEDGNIRACDDITFTLRRGEILGVAGESASGKSTLLNALGRLQRMPAATSAGEIWLHPTDGSPRVDLVALSEEELEPYRWSNISIVMQSAMACLNPVIRLGEQFTDVLQRHDKELSSKAAMARAGELLSLVGISSERLTAFPFQLSGGMQQRALIALSLACNPDLVLMDEPTTAVDVVMQRQILQQLLSAQAELGFAIVFVTHDLSLLLEISDKIAIMYGGKIVEIGTAKRLHESAKHPYTRALRRAFPPLSEPVRRLQGIPGSPPDLLDLPKGCAFSPRCDVAMPICHERIPELRDIPGGRSACFFSNGELSSEEIVHQQGERALADNPIQDSETPGHTDPQPVGDAR
- a CDS encoding ABC transporter permease — its product is MLKRFLSIGKVQIGLGIMGLFILVAFAGQPFATHVLNMSPADIDYNTIGGLPPDTDHWLGTTSAGQDVLVWMLVGTQTSIFVGLTSAILGTILTVVIGAWAGFAGGVMDRILNGFILVFTTIPTFAILFIIAAATQSSNWLLVSIVIACLEWSGGARMIRAQTMSLRGRDFTTALRTVGESQWRIILVEVMPHLLGVISPMFLTLIAAGVNMQASLAFLGIGDPSQPSWGLMINWAMTQNALFRGMWWWFVPPGMALALVGFATTMINFGLDEITNPTLSTKRMKLMRKFVRDKNRKAAVKTAAPAAPEAVSAS
- a CDS encoding ABC transporter permease, with the translated sequence MTSPGELQQTERTEANIDVPRQTEQTAPRRKGRASHAGLRFLFQRLVTYIIVAISAVILNFVLPRFMPGDPATQMIRDIVAKTGAPPSGYQLQLIKARYGDPDRSILLQFWDYIWQLLHFDLGRSVQYYPLTVTELIGKAIPWTFYLAIASTILGWIIGTYLGARLGWRPGRRLDAIVTPASMFFSSIPAFWLGLLIVWFFAYDNGWFPNQGSYDNSIPINLFDPAFLGSVLYHSVLPFATLIIVGFAGWMFSMRNMMITTVNEDYVQLARAKGLTQSRIRNRYAARNALLPNFTGLAQRIGGSLTAVVLAETVFFYPGIGSLLQGAQGARDYPVMQGIMLIFIFMTLFFNFIADSVYVVLDPRTRESR